The nucleotide window AGTCTCTGTACATTCCTCTCTGATAACTACTGTTGGTTTGTTGTAGGGTTCACTTCCCCAAACCTTTAGTTCACTCCCAAAGGTTTATTTCTAGGAAGTTTTTAGAATGTAATTGTCATcaatcattttgttttgattttctagtTCTTTGGGTTGTAATAGTTGGAAAGTCCTATACTCATTTCATATTTCACATAACGGGCTAAGTGCCAATTTTTCAAGCAGTTTTATTTGGAGTAGCTATTGCCATTCCTGGGGTTGGAAAGCCCAAGGGCTCCATCCTAATTGAATGGAGTACCCTTGTGAGGACTAGCAAAAAGGCTCACCAGTGATTCTCATGaggctgtctctctctctttcttaattCACCATTGCCTTCTGATTGATCTCATCCTCAAATGCTCCTTCTATGTTTTCTGACCTCTTTCTACATATTCCCATATCAACTCTCCGAGCAAAGGCCCCTATAATTTCCTCTtgtgttaggtgttatgttgcCCCATACCTTATCTCACCTCCATCAGCCGCTTGGCCAAAACTTTTCAATCCTTAGGACACCCTCTTTGGCTTTGAAAACTTTCTTAGACTCAGCTGGATTTCAAGGTTTTCAATGATAAATGTCCATCCCACTTCAGGGTGGGTGGATGGCTGAGCAGAGCAGGTTCTTTGGGTTGCCCCAGGCTGCTCTGTCCCTGCACCCTCCTGCATGTTGTCTGCCTTGAAAATCATCTTCCCTGTTTGATTTGCCTTTACAGCTTCAAGTGCAGACATGCCCTCTTAGTGGAGCTCTGCTGAGGATGGGTGCACCCCTTGGGTTTGTCCCTTGCTTTGGCACTCCCCAAACACCTCATCACTTTCAAACAGATTCTTTCCATTTACTTCTTAGGGCAGAGTCCCTAGTGAATTACTGAGACTATCTTCCCAGCTCTTCGTAATTTTCCCTCCATTCGTTAAAGCTGTTGCCCTTTGACCTCTGGAATTGAAACTGCCCTGCCACTTTCATCTGTCCACAAAAACTAGGTCAGTATTGTCCCACACTTTATTCAGTTTGTTCATGCTTCTTCTCCCCATCTCATGGAAAGGGAAAGCTCTGTCACAAATTCTGGTAATGTGATCCCTTTCTCGTTGTTTTTAACCTTTGTGTTTTCCTGCCCCTCCACTAGGAATAACATCATCTTTATCCAACAGAATGTAGTGTCAGAATCTTCTGCCCCAAATTCCCCCAGGATGGTGGATTCCCCTCCATGTCACATTTCTTGGCAGTAGATTTTTCTGGCACACTTGGGGCTCCCCAAACTGGTACTGACAATGTGAAGATGTTAGAGGTTTTTCCAATTCTCTGGGGGGTGTTCTCCATGACATATTTGTGGACTCGGGGCTTGCTAATTCTGATTAATTGCTGTAGTTGTTTCCACTCaataaaaagaggaggagaaggaggaagaggaagagggggaTGATCTTGGTCCAAATATTTCTAGTCTAGTGTTACATGGAGAAAGATGGAGTGTTCTTTTGGGTGAGGTTTGCTTCTTGGCCTGAGATGCTGTGGTGACGTTCTTGAACAGGTAGGGGCTGCTCTTGATTTGAGGTACAGAGATAAAATTTGGCCAGGAGCTGGTCTTAAGCTGTGAGAGGCCTGGTCTGTGAATTGTTTTTGAGAATTGTATTGAGAGGGTCCTGTTCTGGTCAGAGATTCCTCTTCTTGGGAAACGTGGACAAACAGGTCCCTGGGCAATGTCAACAAATACTAACCTGAAACCACAACTTCCTCCATCTCTGTAACCTGTTTGTCTGCCTGTGTTGCCCAACTCAATGAATGTCCACCACCAATGAATGTTGCCCATGAAGAAATCCTGGAATCATCCTACACTCTTCCCCCATTCTCCATATCATGACAATGTTCAATTCTACCTAAAATTCAGTCCTTCCTGTAGATGACCCCCAACTGCTGCTCAAGGTCTTGCCATAATCAGCCCTCATCAGAATGAACTAGATAGACTCCACCTCCTCCAGGCCTGCAGGCAAAATGATCTTTCTATAGGGCATGTCACTTCTAGAGTATCCCATTGCCCCCCAATGCCTGCAACTTTAACTGCTAAACTCCTTGTCATGGTATGCAAGGCCCTTTGTGATCTGGATCCAGTTTATGGcttcagatttattttctgtCACTTCCCTTCCCTTGGTAATATTGACCTATCtgcaatttctcaaaatatacCCTTCAAAGTCTCTCATGATCCCAGAGATTTGTATTTgattttccctctgcctggaacaggCGTCCCCAAATTTCTTACTTGTCTGCCTCACAAACTCTTACACTTTCTTCTGGTCTCATGTCAAATGCTGCTTAATCCGTGGAGCCTTTTTGATAACTCAGGCTGACTTATGCCATCCTTCTTCCCCTGTTTTGCCATTTGTGGTGTATGTGACTTCTTGTAGAACAATTGTGTTCAATAGTTTactgcctgtttatttttccctGGGCCACCATTACAGTGAGTAACAGAGTCTTTAAACTGGGCACTTGAAAAGTAAAGGAAACCCATGTGCTGTGTGCatggaaaaaagaatttatagaaaTTGTCCCTATCCCTTTCTCAAACATAATCCCTCATTCCTGGCTACTGGAATATGAGTGTGAACACACCAGAATTAATGACAAAAACAGGAAAGGATTGGAAGACAGTGAGCTAGGTGCCAAAGTCTTCAGTAATGAGGTCTGTTATTGGCTGTAATGACGAGGGTCAGTGGACATTATATCAGTGTGATGTGAGCCTCAGGGAAGCTAGGTCCTTTACACCTCCTGGACCACAACCCTAAGTACCCCATTAAATTTGGCAGGAACCAGAAGGGAGGATGAAGTTAGTGAGGGCCTAGATCATTCccacttttgtatttttgtataacTGACTCAAAAGTACTTTCCTAGTCATATTTATTGTGCACATAGACATTATTGGAATGggtatacattattttaatatgagtCTCTAATCATTTATAATTCACTTTTTTGTTTAATCtaagtcactttattttttcacCACCCTCTATTCTGGGAAGAATCTAAGTCACTTTAAATGTGGGACATCTACTAAAGCTACTACTAGTAGTACTACTTCTATTAATAGGGCTTTACAAACATTGATTTTTAGAGAAATATGAGGGTATTGATAAATTCTAATTGGGTGAACTACCTTTCAGTCTAATTGGTCAGTGATGCATATTTACAAGGGTTCATTCAGGTGGCATTAAACACTCTTTCAGTGAAATCATTTTCACGTTTTTATATTGTATTGATAAGGAGCTaatatttattccaaataaatatttgatcatGTTCATTTCAATGAATTCTGGAATGAAATGCCTATGAGCACATTCCCCTTAAAAGCAAAGGTGAAAATTATGTGcactttaattttatataagtgtAGAAGCAGGAAATCGTGACTTACAATTCTTCATTGATGTCTAAAAAGGATAAGTCCTGATAACTAGAGGACCTTTTTTTTCTGAGTGCAAACACAATAATGCCCTCAGAATGGTGGCTTTTCCCACACTTGAGGTAGTATTGAGGTTGGCGATAGGTGTCCAGTCTGAAGGTAGCAGATAAAACAGAGTTCAGTTTATCCgcatttaaaaattgggaaacatTGAAAGCTCAGCTAGTATTAGTGATTGCTTTATGTAGAATGTGAGAAATCCCCAAATCCAGTTTCAAGTTTAGAGTAAAGAAATAGCAGAGTGCCAGCCAGGATAGCAAACATGAGGGTTATATTTAATTTATCCAAATCACTCTTGTGTGAATGAGGAGTATGTTCGCATGAAAAGATCCGTATTCACCAGTCATCAGTTAGGCTGCGGTAGAGGGTATTTAACGGATTAGCTAGAGACCTATGATCTGAAGAAGAACAGAAGAGACCCAAGTCAGTCCCCTATGTCTCCTCATTTCAGAGACATATCTAATGAGAGCTTAGAGAGGCCTGGGGGCTTcttcctgctatggtttgaatgtttcccctccaaaattcatgttgaaacctcATCCCCCACTGCTGTGTCCATCTGGGTTACTGGCCCCATTCGTGCTCCACGTGTGCGAAGGCCTTCTGGGACCAGTCTGAGTTCAAACGCCACCAGAAGATACACCAAAACCAAGAGCCGGTGGCTGGAAACTGGGATTGTATTGTGAGGATTCCCGGCACCACTGCTGGATGCCAGACACCCATCATCAGAAGCCAAGGGTCCGTCCAGGAGCTTGTGGGTGTGGGCCTTGCACCAGTGGCCAGGACCCAGGAATCCGTATTTAGAACTGAGGgtcccctggcccagccccagccccctgtGCTTAAGAACCAAGCCCCTGTGACCAGGAACCAGGCACCTAACATTAAGGCCCCCTTCCTAGATAGCAGATCCAACTCTCATCTAGTGAAGCCCTCAAGACTCAAGGTCTTCTCTTACCCCCACTGTCCCTTGACTTTTAGCAAGAAAGATTATCTTTCCAGCCACCAGAAGGCCCATCCCACAGAGCAGCTTAACTGCTGCTTCCATTGCACCAAGTCCTTCAGTTCATTCTCCAGGCTGGTCAGGCACCAGCAGACTCACTGGAAGCAGAAGATCTATCGTTGCCCGATCTGCGACCTCTGCTTTGGAGAGAAGGAgggcctcctgagtcactggaaGGGCTATAAAGATCAGGAACTGTGCCTGGGCAGCGCTCATAAATGCTGGGTCACCCTGAGCCAGTGGCTTGGCTTCTTCCACAATGCCTCCCCTATGGCTGGGAAGAATGGGAAGTGTGTAGGAAATGGGACAGCCCCCAGAGGTGGGGCAAGGGAGACAGCAGAGGAGGCAGTGAGGATcttgaaacataaataaatggcctttctaactgaaaaaaaagaaagaaacctaatCCCCATTTTGGTGTTATTAAGAGGCAGAATCTTTGGGAAAGTGACTaaatcatgagggcagagccctcatgagtggattaatgattTATAAAAGGGCTGGAAGGAACTAGCTTAGGCCCTTTTTGCCTTTCagccttctaccatgtgaggatgcagccaGCAGACCCTCACCACACAACAAacctgctggtaccttgatcttggacttaccagcttccagaactgtgagcataaatttctattattataaattacccagtctcaagtattttgttatagtggcacaaacagactaagacactctcACAGCTGAGGTCCTGGATGAAGACTTAGGCTTCCTGTGTTATACCAATGTTGTCCAGGGGAGCAGCAAAGGCCATGCTATCACAGAGACCCCAACGGGGTCAGTCTTGTTAGAGCCTAACCTAACCTAGAACTTctgcattttggaaaaaaaaaaaaccctcgaCATTCTaattgaaaacagtatggcagaAAATTATTGCTGAGAATTCaatttcctcctatttttttatttgaaattccttTTTTCAAGAGAttatagttgttttgttttgtgtaacattcacccagtttcccccaatagTTACATCTTGTGTAACAGAAAATGGACATTGGAACAATGCTTTGTGTATAGTTCTACATTATCTTATCATGTGTAGATTCTCAaaatcaccaccacaatcaagatacagaactgttccATTACTATAAAGGTCTCCCTCCTGCTATCCCTTTATAGTCACACCCATTCCCCTTCCACTCACCATCCCTAACCCCTGGTGACCATTTAATCTGTTCCCCAtctctgtaattttgtcatttcaagaatgttatgtaaatagaatcatatggtttgtaagctttttaaaatggattttttctttcactcagtataatgcCCTTAAGATCCTTCAAATTATTGTGTGTatagtttgttcttttattggtgaatagtattctatggtatggatgtgccacagtttgtttaatcattcacctATTAAAATTGATATGTTAGGGCTTAAGtctgatatttatttttgtttgatctctttgtttttgtttctctgtattctttttcctgccttcctgtgaattacttaaacttttttttttaacaattcagTTTTTATATACCTATAGTGTTTCTGAAGTGTATCCCTTTGTATCACTTTTTTCTTGGTTGCTCTAGATATTACATTGTATATACATACCTCATCACATTCTACTGGTGTTTACATTTTATCAGTTTGGGTGAAGTACAGAAAATTACCTCTCTTTACCCTACTTCATTTATaatatgtcttaaatatttcctctgcataCATTGAGAACCACATCAgatagtgttataatttttgtttcaaccataaaacataatttagagaactcaagggaagaagaaaaaatctattatatttaccaatatttttactctttctcttATGCTTTCTTGCCTTCCTGATGTTTcaagattccttcttttataatttcctttctgtttatagaatttcttttagcCGTGCTTCCAGGACAGGTTTGCTGGTTgcaaattttcttagttttcttcatctgagaatgtcttgattttccctttattcctgagggatatttttgctggattgacagttttttttccttcagcacttgaaaaatgttgtgCCACTTACTTTTGGCTTCCATGGTTTTTGGTGAGAAATTCTCTGTGGTCTAAATTTGTTTTTCCCTGTAGGAAAGGTGTTGTTTCTCTTATTCTGCcttcaagatttttattttgccctTTGTTTTCAGAAGCTTGACTTTGATGTGTCTTGCCATggattctttgtatttatcccaTTTGAGGTTTGCTCAACTTCTTGAATCTATAGGTTTATatcttgggaaattttcagccattatttctttgaatactttttcagccttcccttttttctcttctcctttcttaaCTTAGATGACACAGATGTTTTATCTTTTGTTATAGTTCCACATGTTTCTCAggatctgttcatttttttctagtctattttctctctgttgttcacattgggtaatttctattattctgtcttcaagttcagagattcttttctctgtccttttcatTTTGCTATTGAGCCAATCTATTacgtttttaaatttgtttttgtattttccagtttCTATTGAAACCTATATTACAAGACTCTGGATCTTCTATCAGACTTCTTCTGACACTGGtctggcaggggaaggggaatGCT belongs to Eulemur rufifrons isolate Redbay chromosome 30, OSU_ERuf_1, whole genome shotgun sequence and includes:
- the LOC138379005 gene encoding zinc finger protein 57 homolog; protein product: LGYWPHSCSTCAKAFWDQSEFKRHQKIHQNQEPVAGNWDCIVRIPGTTAGCQTPIIRSQGSVQELVGVGLAPVARTQESVFRTEGPLAQPQPPVLKNQAPVTRNQAPNIKAPFLDSRSNSHLVKPSRLKVFSYPHCPLTFSKKDYLSSHQKAHPTEQLNCCFHCTKSFSSFSRLVRHQQTHWKQKIYRCPICDLCFGEKEGLLSHWKGYKDQELCLGSAHKCWVTLSQWLGFFHNASPMAGKNGKCVGNGTAPRGGARETAEEAVRILKHK